The Verrucomicrobiales bacterium genome segment TCCTGGAGGCGGAATCGATCGTCCACGATGTAGACCCCCACAGGTGCCAATCGGATGATGGCCGACAGCATCGCCTGGTTCTGGCGAAGAGCCGATTCGGCGAGCTTCACCGAGGTGACATCCGAGGCGGAGACGCGGCACCACGGCTTGGTGCGGCTCGGGCCGTGGCCGCGTGTCCCTCGGAGCAAAGCCCAGAGTGGAGTGGCGTCCTTCCTGAGAAACAGGACTTCGCAAGACGGGTTGTCCGCGCCGGCGCAGGCAGATTTGAGAAATGAGAGAAAGCCCGGGCGACCTTCGGGAGCCAGATAGGAGAGTAGTCGACGCCTCGTCAGCCCAGAGCGTTCCAGCCCCAGCATGGCGGCCCCCGTGAGATTGACCTCCAGAATCGTCGCTTTCTCGTCGAGTGAAAAGTAGCCGACGGGCGCGAAGTCATAGAGATCGGTGTACTTATCCACCTGCAACTCCGTCCGGGTTCGCGATTCCTGCAGCTCGGCGTTTTGCATTTCGAGCTCGATCTGGTGAACCTGCAGTTCGTGGAGCGCTCCCTCAGCGTCGGTACCTTGTTGGTACGCTGTTGCTGTGCTCGCCCGCTTGGTCCGTTGAGCCCTGTGCTTGGGACGGGGGGGCCAGCGAGAGGGGGTCCGCCCCTGGGCTTCGGCTTGCTTCAATCTCGCTTCCGCTTGTCGACGGAGCGCTGAATGCTTTCCGGGAGTGTGCGACGATGCCTTCATGATCGGTGCTGACGCGCCGGGCGACTGGTGAGGATTTGGTCGATGAGGGCGCGGAGCTGGGTAGCCTCAAATGGTTTGGCCAGGGCGGCCTGAAAGCCGTAGGCCGCATAGCTCTGGACCATCGGGTCTTCCCAGTAGCCGCTCATGACGATGGCTTTCACCCCCGGATCGATGCGTTGGAGAGCGAGGATGGTCTCCCTGCCGCCCATTCCACCCCGGACGGTGAGGTCCAGCAGTACCACTGCGAAAGGATTTCCTGAGGAACGAGCGAGTTCATAGGCGCTGAGCGCACCCAACCCGTCCTCCACCAGTTGAACGGTGTAACCCATTCGCTGGAGAGTGGTCCCCAGGATTTTTCGGATTTCGGCCTCATCCTCCATGACCAGGATTCGGCCACCGGTCCCGGCGGGTGAGGTGGGCGACAACGACGATGTCAGCATCCGTCGATCGCAAGCGGGGAGATAGATGTGGAACGTGGTCCCGACGCCGGGTTTGGATTCAACCCGGATGGTGCCTTCGTGCATCCGGACTACGGAATGGCAGATCGTCAATCCCAGGCCCATGCCTTTCTGGGCCCCGCGTTCCTTGGTGGAAAAATAGGGATCGAAAATCCGCCCGAGGACCTCTGGGGGGATGCCCGTACCCTGGTCAGCAATGGTCACCTGAATGTAGCATCCGGCGGTAAGCCCCGCCCCATTGTCCGGCGTGAGACTCCGGTTCACGGCGCGGATCTCCACCAGGCCGTCACCGGTCGTGGCTTCGGCCGCGTTCTGGACGATATTGCGGACGACCTGGCCCAATTGAGCCGGATCCACCTCAACCGGCCACAGGTCGTCCTCCACCTGGATATGGTAACGGAGCGGACGTCCTCCGAGGGCCAGTCGACTCGATTCTTCGATGACTTTCCCCACCTCGGTCGGAGTGCGGATTGGTGCGCCGCCTTTGGCAAAGGTGAGGAGCTGCTGCGTGAGTCCGCGAGCCAGGAGCAGCGCCTTCATCGCAGCGTCCAGATGGCTGGCGGCCTCAGGCTCGCAGCTGGGCGTGCAGCGAGCCACTTCCGTGTTCATCAAGATCACCGAGAGCAAGTTGTTGAAATCATGCGCGATTCCTCCCGCGAGGATGCCGGTTGATTCCAGCTTTCCGAGCACCAGTTGCTGCGCCTCTGTCCGTTTCCGTTCGGTGATGTCCGTGAGCACAAGTCGGCACTCCCGACCGGAGGCGGTGGCCAGACCCTCGATCCGAACCTCCACCGCCGCCCGACCCGCGCGGCAAAGCGCCAGCTCGCAACTGGCCCGCGACTTTAGTTCAAACAGTGTTCTGAGGAGCGCTCCGAAAACCTGCTGGTCCTTGCTTTCTACATAGCGGCTAAATGGACGGTGGAGCAGCTTGGATCGCTCTGTTTCGAGCAGCCGCGTGCAGGTGAGATTGACCTCTGCGATTCCCCCTTCGCGGTCGAGGGAGAGATAACTCACCGGTGCGAAATCGTAGAGGTCACTATATTTTTCGCGTTCCAGTTCCAGCCGGTCGCACGTGTGGGTCAGTTCTTCCTGTTGCATCTCCAACTCAATTTGATGCACTTGAAGCTCGTGGATGAGTTTCGCGCGGTCGGCATCGGACGAGGAGGAGGAGGAGCGATTGAGATGCTGGTCGCGCAATGCTGCCTCCGCACGTGCTCGCAAGTTGGTTTCGGCGGAGCTGATGGGAGGCTTTGGTTTCATGACCTGGACCTTTTGCGAGGAGGGCCGGACGGGATGATGGTCTCAGCGTTGGGAGACGACTTGGGGGGGGCTCCACTCGCCCGGCGACTGCGCGCTTTTTCTGCCAGCTTGCCCACGTGTTTCGCATAGCGCTTGGCCAGAATCGCGTGATCCGCTTTCTGCTTTCTGGCCGTCGCACGCGACGCGCTGATGTCTGCAAAGGTGATCACCACGCCGTCGATCCGGTCATCCAGTGTTCGATAAGGCATGATGCGCACCGTAAACCATCGGCCGTCCTTGCAACTGATGGGTTTCTCCTGCGCCACCAGGCTGTCGATCACGGAATGTCCGTCGGCGGCGAGCTGCGGATACTCCAGCTCGGAGGCTAGATCAGTGATGGGACGCCCGATGTCGCTGGGGATGAGCTTGATAATCTTGGCGGTCTGAGGAGTGAAGCGTCGGATGTGGAGGTCGCGGTCGAGAAACAACGTGGCGATATCGGTGCTGTTCAACAGGTTTTTCATGTCGTCGCTCGCCCGGGAAAGATCATCGACTTTGGACTGGAGCTCGGCATTCACGGACTGCAGCTCCTCGTTGAGTGATTGCATCTCCTCCTTGGAGGTCGTGAGCTCCTCATTGGTGGACTGCAGCTCCTCATTGGTGGACTGGAGTTCCTCGTTGGCAGAGGTGAGCTCCTCCTGCGAGGACTGGCGGTCATCGCGCAGGATCCGTAGATTTTCCCGCGCCTCGTGCAACTCCCGCTCCAGTTCCGCCACCTTCGCCTGGTGGCGGATGGATTTCGAAGGATGTGATGGGCGAACGGTGAGTGCCGTTGTCGGGAGGTCCCGAAAGATAATCATCAGGGCCCCCTGGAGGGGACCGGGGTCCTCCATTCGCTCCACAGTGCCCTCGATGGAGCGGTGATCCTCTTTCTCACCGGCGAGAGAACCGCGAAAGGGGACGGGGCCAGGTTCTCGAAGCGCTCTCTGAAAGGCGCTGGCGAGTTCGTAGCGCAGGCCTTCGCGAGCCATCGCGAAGATGTTCCAGTTGGCCTTGCCGGCGGCTGGCTCGAGGTAGCTTCCCGTGCGCCCGCTCACGTACAGGATGTCGCCTTTGGTGTTCACCAGGGTGGCTGGCGGAGCGTAGCGCTGCAGAATCAGCTGATCGGCCAGGCTTTGTAGGTTGGGAGGCGATAAGGGCGACTGCACAGCCGAGGCGCTTGGTATCGAGGCAGTGCTGAGTGGAGAAGGAAAGGAGAGGGGTTCAGGACGAATGACTGACGCATTTCTGCGGTAAATCCTCACCTTGGTGCTCACGGGCGCGAAAAGCTCGCTGGAGCTGCCAACTGTTTCTGAACTGCCTAGGAATAGCAGTCCGCCGGGATTCAGGTTGTAGTGGAACAGGGGTATCAGCCTCTTTTGCAGCTCAGGGCTCAGATAGATCAGCAGATTTCGGCAGATCAGGATGTCCAGCTTGGTGAAGGGCGGATCCATGATCAGGTTCTGCGGCGCGTAGATGACCATTTCTCGGATTTCTTTGCGCACTCGATACGATTGTTCCTCCTTGCTGAAGAACCGGGTCAAGCGCGCTGCGGAGACTTGCGATGCGATGGTGGCTGGAAAAGTGCCGCGTCGTGCTTTGTCGATGGCATCGCGATCCAAATCGGTGGCGAAAATCTGAAGGGTGAGGTTTCCCTTGGGTTTGATGTCGTCAAGCGCCTCGCGGAAGATCATGGCAAGAGAGTAAGCTTCTTCTCCGGTCGAACAGCCTGCCACCCACGCCCTCAGGGGATGGCTGGAGGATCGGCCTGCTAGAAGCTCCGGAAGCGCCTGCTGCGCCAAGATTCGCCAGGCTTCCGGGTCGCGAAAGAATTGCGTCACGCCGATCAAAAGCTCTTTGAAAAGGAGGTCCAGCTCCTGCGAGTTTTCCTGCAGGTAGCGGATGTAGACAGAAATCTTGTCGATCTGATGGATACCCATTCGACGCTCGATCCGACGGTAGAGCGTGTTTCTTTTGTAGAGGGAGAAATCGTGGCCTGAACGTGCGCGCAGCAGCGTCACCACCTTTTGCAAACTGCCGTGAAGAGGCTCCGATTCAGGCGAATCCAAACCTGGCGAACTGAGACCCTGGTTCACGGCGGTCAGGATCTTGCCTGCCAGTTCCTCGGCGGGTGCCACGATATCGGCGAGACCGGTATCGACAGCGCTGCGGGGCATGCCGTCAAACTTCGCGTTTGCTGGCGTCTGGACCACGACCAGCCCCCGTCTTTCCTTGATTGCGCGCAGGCCGAGTGTTCCATCGGAACCCATTCCTGAGAGGATGACGCCCACGCTCCGATCCTGCTGATCCTGAGCCAGCGACCGGAAAAAGAAATCGATAGGCAGGCGTAGTCCTCGGGCGCCCGTGGGTGGCAACAGGTGCAGGACGTTGTGCAGCAACGAAAGGTCCTTGTTGGGTGGGATGATGTATACGCAATCGGAATGGACGCGGGTGTGGTCTTTGACCTGCACCACGGGCATGGAAGTCCCACGCTGTAACAGTTCGGCCATGATCCCCTTCCGCGTGGGGTCCAGGTGCTGAACGACGACAAAGGCGAGACCGCTCTCAGGCGGCACGCCCTTGAAGAACTGCTCCAAGGCTTCCAGGCCACCCGCCGAGGCACCGATTCCGACGACGACCAAGGGCGCGTCCTTCGCGGAGGGTGGTTGGGTCGGGAGGATCTCTGGCAGCGATGCCGCAGATTGGGATTTTTTTGTGCGTCTGAGTTTCATGTCTCGCCGAGCCGTTTGGACGGGTGACAATCCGCTCAGGGCTGATTGTAGCCCCCAAACCAGGCGCGATTGTGATCCTTAAGGGCAATCTGCTCCAAAGCCTCGGAGCCCTGCAACTTGAATCGTCGATGCGAAAGTATCGGGATCCCGGAGCTTCTCGTCTATGGGGTGCATACCGGAGGAAAATTCCGCAGCCCCCTTGGTAAACAGGTGGCTGCGGTGGGGAGAAAGGGCCGCCCGTCGCTCCGCCTTCAGTCCTTATCCTGGTATGATGAGCATTTCCTTCAGGGAGTTATTCGCCTACAAGTCCGACAGGCTGCTACTGATGGGGGAGCACATGTATCTCTCCCCCTCCAATGGTCAGGACGTCCGTCCGACTGTCTCCTGTCAGATCCAGAGCGAAGATGCGTTTGGACTCCGCTTGGTTGCTCGCGGAGGTGTTCATGAAGTGGAATCCAGCTTCGTCAAACCCACCGGATTGCTGAGCCAAGTAGACTTGGAGGGTCATCGACCCATCCTCCAGGAGCAGATCAAGTAAGCCGTCTTGGTTGATGTCTGCCCATTGCATGTCGACCACGGTGGTGCGTGAGGGATCAGTGATCTGAAGCAGCGTTGTGCCGGCCCCGAGTAAGCCGTTGGCCGTGGGGTATACCTTGACCTTCGATTCCGTTTCACTGTATTCGACGGTCAGGAGGTCGAGATCCCCGTCGTGATCATAATCGGCGAGCAACGTTTTCATCGTCGATGAGCTGTTCGGCAGTGTCTGCGCTGCGACGATGCTCGTCCCATTCCAACTTAGAATGTTGATCTCTTCGGCGTAGCCTTGGGCGACGATCTCCTCCTTGCCGTCACCATTGAGGTCGGTGGCGAGCATCGTTGAAGGGAACCCGATGAGTGCTGAGGCGGTCTGAGGCTGCCAGGTGCCCCCCACCCCTTGGAGGAAAGGCAGAAATCGGAAGTTGTCGCCTCCGATGAACAACAGATCCTTGCGTCCATCCCCATTGAGATCCGCCACCACCAGAGACCGTGGAGCTTCTGGAAGCGCGAGAAAGGTGGGTGCAGCGAAAGTGCCATCGCTCTGTCCCATCATGAAGTGAACCCGATTCGTCCCGCTGACCCTCGTGCCGAATGCGAACGAGGAGGTGTAGGCGATGGCATCGGCGATGCCGTCGCCGTTGATGTCCTTGAGTTCCAGCCCAGCCAGATTGTTCGTGAGCGTGATGGTCTGGACAATCCGGAGGCTGGCCAGACCGTTGAGTTCCACCACTTCCACCGAGTTGCTCACGTGATTCAGGGCGGCCCATCGGGGTGGGTGGCCTGCGGTGGTGAGCAGGCCGGGGTGGGACCAATCTTTACCCGCCTGGAACAGCACGACTCCGGCTTTGAACGACCCGTCGCCGTTCCCCTTGAGAAAGCTGTAGCGACCGCTGATCCCAGTGAGGAGATCCAGCTTCTGATCCTCGTCAATGTCCACCACGATCGGAGCTCCTCCGGTGATCGCCGAGATGAGCGATGGACTGGTCAACGTCTGGCCGGATGTTCCCAGGATGCGCGTCACGACCGACATGAGGTGTCCGATCACCAAATCGCCCTTCCCATCGTTGTTGAGATCTCGAATGATGGGCTTGAGCGGGTTATCGGCGAGTGCGAGTCGGACTTGTCCGGAGAAGTTGCCTTGACCCAGGCCGAAGAGCACCGACACCGAATCCACGGTGCTGCTGGTGGTCGCGATGTCCGGAAGCCCGTCACCATTCAGATCGCCGACGGCGACATGATTAGGGAACAGGTCGACTTCGAAGAATTTCGCAGCCTCGAAATCGCCATTGGCTTTACCCAAGAGCACCACCGCCAGGTTGGCGTTCGCGCTAATGGCGAGATCGGCTTTGCCGTCCTGATTCAGGTCCCCGGACGCCAGGTCGTTGAGGAATCCCGTTCCGGGCACGGCCAGTTCACCGAGCGAGGAAAAGGATCCGTTAGGATTGCCGAGGTATCGGCTGACGGACTTCGACCGTTCGTTGAGTACCACGAGATCCAGGCTTGCGTCCCCGTTGAGGTTCATTGGCAACACCCGTCGGGGGTTCGATCCGGTGACCAGTTCCAACCGGAACTGGAATCGGCCGTCTCCCAAGCCCTGATAGACGTAGGCCCGCTGCTCCACCAGCGAGGTGATGACCAGGTCCGGAAGCGCATCCGCATCGAGTTGACCGATCTGCATGTCGGTTATCGAGCTGAACTCCGCGATTCTGGCGCTTTCCAGGCCCGCTTGGAAGCTTTCGTCGGGGTTGCCCAGCTGGACCAGGATGTTGCCGGTTTGCGGGTGGATCGAGACCATATCTCGTCTTCCGTCCTGGTTCACGTCTTCCAAGAGCAGTGAGCTGCCGAAGTCCAGCGCCTGGATCTGAGCGGGGTAGAAGCCCGGGTCCGACTCGGGAGGCGCATCGGGCACCTCCGGATTCGTGCCGTTCTCATACTCGGCCTTGTTCGTGTAGCCGTCGTGGTCGGCGTCCTCACTAGCATCGGTCGGATCCAGTGGATTGAGGATCTGGGGACGGTCCAACTCGTAGAGGTCGTCCAGACCATCGCCATCCGCATCGACCGGACGCTCCAGAGGAACAGCCAGCAGGCGGTAGTTTTCGAGCGTGGCTCCAGCCGGGGCGGTGGAGTCGATGAAGGTTCCGGTTCCGTCGACCCCACGCTGGAGGGCGATCGGAGTCTCGGTATGGGTGATGAGATTGGTTCGGTAGAGCGTGAAATAGAACTCCCGCGAGGAGGAGTAGGGGATTACGAGCGAGCCATTCGGCTGGAACGATGGGCCGTGGAGTTCGAAGAATCCCCCGAAGTCGCCGTAGCGCATCGATAGACCGCTTCCGTAGCTGAGAGGATCGCCCACATAGGCCTCCGCAACGCAGTCGCCGTCGCAGGGGTTGTTGATGTTGAGCGGTCCCTTGGCGGTTGCTTGGAGAATGTAGCGAAGCTCGAATGACGCACCGTCGGCGATGTCGCTGAGGTCGATCTGCCGGGTAACGTCCGGGAACTCGACCGTCATCGAGTAAATGCGCCCTTGGGAATCGCTTTCAAAAGTGGGAGTTGGAGGGCCAAAGTAGCCTTCATGCGTTTCGATGCGGAAGGTGTGCGCCGTCGTGTCGTCCTGGCCATGACCCACGATGTGTGTGCGCGCGTAGAAGATGTTCCGCCACTCTGCATTCGTGGCCGCTCCGACTCGGCGCTGCAACAGGATCATGGTCTCGGCGCTCAGTTCATTGGTGTCGGGATGCAGATCCTGGTCCGCCAGACGCAGATGGATTGGCTTGATGTGGTATTTGGGAAACGCAACCCCTGGCAGCTTGGTGAAGGAACGCTTCCAGCTCACATCGGCTCGGTAGTCGGCTTGCTTGTCCGGGGGGGCGGTCTGGAAGGGGGCGCTCTTGGCCCAGGCGTAGAGAGTGGCCTGATCATTGGCATAGGCCTGCGGTGGGTTGCCGGTGGGGTCGGAAGTGGCCAGCTCGGTGATAAGTGCGGCCACGGCCTTGGCCTTCGGGTCGGAGACCAGCTCGGCGTGCTGAGGGTTTTCGGTGGCGAACTTCACCGTCATCTCGACGATGGTGAGGTCTACGGCAAAGTCGCCGCCCCGGTGCACCGCAGTGGGTTTCATGGTTCCGATGGAGCGGGCTAGCACCACGCGTCCATCGGCCAGTTGAATAGGATCTGTCGCCACGTAGTATTCTTGGCCCACCGGAACCGTATAGATTTGGGTGTCGTTAGTGCGGCTAAGTCGGAAGGGCTGGTAGAGCTTCGCCCCCGTGGTTGCATTTCTGACCCAGACCAAGGCTTCAGGGAAGGTCGGCTCTTTGATCAGGAGGGACTTCCCGGAAACCACCAGGTCCAGGGAATCGATCAGGGTATCGAGATCGGTAACCTGATAGATCGGGTCTTCCCAGAGGCCGGATGCCTGCAACACTTCCAAGTCAGTGTATTCGATGGTGCCAAGCGAACCGGCCATCTCGAGCGTGTCGCTCCGATTCATAACCCCATCGCCATTGAAGTCCCCGCGGGGGTGAAACTTGATCTCTCGATCGGCCTGGTACTCGCCGTCCTGGTTGGCGTCGACTTTTGGGTTGGCGTCGGAGCCGTTGAGACTGTGGTTGAGAGTGAACGACTCTTCACCGTTCAACAGCCAGTCACGCCAGGTTCGGAAGTCGCCCATATCGATCTTGCCATTGCCGCGATGTCCCTGGCCAGGGGTTCCAAACTGAGTGTTGTCCACTGTGCCCGCGATGCGATGGAAGCTGCGATCGCCTAGATCCGAAATGGCCGGCACATCGATCCGCGTGACGCCATCAGGGGTACCGTCGTCCACATCGAGCAGGCCGCGTAGGATTTCGTTGTTCCGGCCAGGGAGGGAATCGATGGACAGAAGGCTGATGTAGGCGTCGACGGCGCCGGTTCCGGTAGTCAGGAGGAGGTTCCGAATCTCGGCAACCGTCAGATTGGGATCCGCGGCCCACAGGAATCCCGCGAGGCCGGTAACGAAGGGCGTGGCCATGGAAGTGCCGCTCTTCACCGCGTAGCCGCTGCTGGGGGCCAAGGACAAAATCGTTCCACCAGGGGCGAGCACATGCGGCCCGGGATTTGAGAAGTCCGACATCGTGCCGTCGGACTCAAAGGATCCGATCACCAGGACATTGGGTGCGTTGTAGATCAGTCCGGCCGCTCCCCAGGGGCTGTTGTTCGCCGCAGTGACGGCGCCGTAGTCGTTTCCAGCGCTGCAGACGAACAGGGTGTTGGGATTGGAGATCGCGACCACGTAGGACATCGCGCCGGATTGCAGCGCATACCTTGTCGCGTTGGCCTGCTCGGCTGGGGTCAGAGGAGTTCCGTGAGGCGACCAGGCGAAACCGATGCTGATGTTCACCAGCTTAGTATCGGGAGCCAGCGTAAGTCCGGTGATGATGTCCTGGTAGAACGAGGAGAGGGTTGGGAAGTCGAAGGAGTAGCCCCGAAGCACTCCAAACGGATTAACACCATCGATGCCCATTTGGTTTCCATACTTCGCTCCAATGATGCCAGCGACGTGAAGTCCATGGTCTTCATGTTGGCCTGGCATGGCGGGATTGAGGACGTCGATGTCCAAGTCGGTATGCGTCGGAAAACCGCCATCGACCACCAGAGTGGGTGTCTTGGGTCCTCCTGCTTTCTCGATGGCTTCGCCGAAGTTCCAAAGTTCCGGAACTCGGCACCATTCGAGTCCCCAGTTGCCGCCGTTGGGATTCCAGTAGGTATCCCAAAGCCAGGTAAGATAGTTGCCCGCTGAGTCGGATGCTCCCACGGGGGCGGTATCCAGGGTCATGTTGTCCGGGGACAGCTGGATATCGGGGATCGCCGCGGCAACTCCGGGCTCGGAGATCAAGGCATCGGCCAGTGACTGCAAGGCTGACGGACTTTCGGTCGGAAAGCGGATCAGGAGGAAGGACTGATTCGCCTTGGGACTTTGCGGACGACAGGACACGATCGAGCCCTGATATTTGGAAAGGAGGCTGTTGATCTGGGCGACTGTTGCCTCGGGTTTCAACGTGACCACTGCGAGTTGTTTCGCGACCCCTTTTCCTGCGAAATTGGGCACCGAGTGATCAAACTCAGAGGCAGCGGGGTAGCGGGGGAAATCCGGGAGGAGAAGGCCGGTGGGTGTGTTGGCGGCCCCTTTGACCTGGGTAAAGACAGGTGACCCGATCGTTCCGGACAGATCGGCTCCCTGGAGGCCGACGCTGTTGAGGTTGATCTTATCGATGTTGGCTCCGGATAGACTGGCCTGGGCTAATTGCGCATCCGTCAGTAGGGCACCGGAGAGGTCCGCGCCTGTGAGGTTGGCTCCGGTGAGATTCGCATTGGCCAAGTTGGCTCCCGCCAATTGCGCGCCGCTCAGGTCGGCTCCCCCGAGCTGAATGCCATTCAGGTTGGCACCGGGCTGCTGGAAAGTCCCGAGCACTCGGAAGAACTGCGCTTGGTCGGAGGTAGGGAACTGTCGTGCCCAGTGGACCGCCGGTTGGGTGGACGATCCGCCGAGGAAGGACGGTTCGGTATCGTGCCAAGTGACCAGGTCCGAACTGCGCTGAGGCTGGAAAGTGTTGTGATAGAAAGGAGCCAATGCGGTTAGCGAATGGGAGTCCCACTCGAGCTGGATCCCGGCGTCGACGATGGAAATGTTAACGGTCAGATCCGCAGCGTTCCCTGGGCAGGCTCCAGCTAGCATCGCGAGCAATGCCAGCCCCCTCGACCACCGGCACACGCTGGATGAGGCTACTGTGCGGTGCTGGTCCCTGGAGAAGAACGACTTCCGCTCTGGGTTGGCCTGCAATCGTGTGGGTCCCGCCGTCCGGTTCATAGATGTAAGCGTCATAAACACTTACTGATACCGACCCCAGGGCGGAATCTTTCAGAGAATTTTTTGGCGGCTATGGGATCGCCTTGCGATCGGCACCAAAACGGTTCGAGATCCAGGTGACGAATGTGAGGTGAGGTAGCGCTTTCTTTCTATTGCACACGAGTTGCTAGGCCAACCGCTGGAATCCCACCGGGATTCCGCCTCAGAGCCCTGGGTTGGCGCGACGCAGGAGCGCCTACCCGCTTATCGCAACCCCCTAAGCCAGCAATCAATGACTCACCTGCTTCGATAAGCTTCATTGGGAGGATGGCCGTGACTCAGATGATACTGGAACCGATACTGTGGGAAGCGAAAAAAGTGGTTCAAGACAGGATCGTCAGGCGGGATGACCCCATTCACGAAGAGCTTGGTGGCATCAACTCGACTGCGTCGGTTACGCGCAAGGGGCTCCACCACGCCGGTTAGAAACTGAAAATCGTTGCGGTTAGCGGTTTCACTTTCGTAATGGCCGGTCGCTGGGTTGGAGTCGAAATCCAAAACCGAAGTGCTGTAGAAGGCCACATCGTTCTCTATCAGCTCCAGGTGAAGCGGCTCGTCCGGGAGGAACGAAATGTTGGGAACCATCGCCTCCATGGATAGAGTCTGACCCTCATCCCACTCGTCCAGCAACGGACCGAGGCGAAGGATCCGCCGGAACAGTCCATCATCAGGCACGGAGATTCGGAACACCAGATCGTCATCATCACCCCCGAAGCTATCGCCATCCGTCTGAGTGGCGCAATGCATGGACATCACCTGAGCCGAGACGCTGCCGTTCGGGTTCGGACTCAAGGTCGTCAAGTCAGTGTCCCAACCGACGTACAGCTCCAGAGCCTCGAGATGCGGTGGAATCTCAACCCGCAGGTATCTGGGCTCGCCACCCAAGTCACGATGTTCAATGAAATACGGACGCCTCGGATCAGCAGGGGTTGCTTCCACCCCCAGGTCGGCACGGCGA includes the following:
- a CDS encoding VCBS repeat-containing protein, with protein sequence MTLTSMNRTAGPTRLQANPERKSFFSRDQHRTVASSSVCRWSRGLALLAMLAGACPGNAADLTVNISIVDAGIQLEWDSHSLTALAPFYHNTFQPQRSSDLVTWHDTEPSFLGGSSTQPAVHWARQFPTSDQAQFFRVLGTFQQPGANLNGIQLGGADLSGAQLAGANLANANLTGANLTGADLSGALLTDAQLAQASLSGANIDKINLNSVGLQGADLSGTIGSPVFTQVKGAANTPTGLLLPDFPRYPAASEFDHSVPNFAGKGVAKQLAVVTLKPEATVAQINSLLSKYQGSIVSCRPQSPKANQSFLLIRFPTESPSALQSLADALISEPGVAAAIPDIQLSPDNMTLDTAPVGASDSAGNYLTWLWDTYWNPNGGNWGLEWCRVPELWNFGEAIEKAGGPKTPTLVVDGGFPTHTDLDIDVLNPAMPGQHEDHGLHVAGIIGAKYGNQMGIDGVNPFGVLRGYSFDFPTLSSFYQDIITGLTLAPDTKLVNISIGFAWSPHGTPLTPAEQANATRYALQSGAMSYVVAISNPNTLFVCSAGNDYGAVTAANNSPWGAAGLIYNAPNVLVIGSFESDGTMSDFSNPGPHVLAPGGTILSLAPSSGYAVKSGTSMATPFVTGLAGFLWAADPNLTVAEIRNLLLTTGTGAVDAYISLLSIDSLPGRNNEILRGLLDVDDGTPDGVTRIDVPAISDLGDRSFHRIAGTVDNTQFGTPGQGHRGNGKIDMGDFRTWRDWLLNGEESFTLNHSLNGSDANPKVDANQDGEYQADREIKFHPRGDFNGDGVMNRSDTLEMAGSLGTIEYTDLEVLQASGLWEDPIYQVTDLDTLIDSLDLVVSGKSLLIKEPTFPEALVWVRNATTGAKLYQPFRLSRTNDTQIYTVPVGQEYYVATDPIQLADGRVVLARSIGTMKPTAVHRGGDFAVDLTIVEMTVKFATENPQHAELVSDPKAKAVAALITELATSDPTGNPPQAYANDQATLYAWAKSAPFQTAPPDKQADYRADVSWKRSFTKLPGVAFPKYHIKPIHLRLADQDLHPDTNELSAETMILLQRRVGAATNAEWRNIFYARTHIVGHGQDDTTAHTFRIETHEGYFGPPTPTFESDSQGRIYSMTVEFPDVTRQIDLSDIADGASFELRYILQATAKGPLNINNPCDGDCVAEAYVGDPLSYGSGLSMRYGDFGGFFELHGPSFQPNGSLVIPYSSSREFYFTLYRTNLITHTETPIALQRGVDGTGTFIDSTAPAGATLENYRLLAVPLERPVDADGDGLDDLYELDRPQILNPLDPTDASEDADHDGYTNKAEYENGTNPEVPDAPPESDPGFYPAQIQALDFGSSLLLEDVNQDGRRDMVSIHPQTGNILVQLGNPDESFQAGLESARIAEFSSITDMQIGQLDADALPDLVITSLVEQRAYVYQGLGDGRFQFRLELVTGSNPRRVLPMNLNGDASLDLVVLNERSKSVSRYLGNPNGSFSSLGELAVPGTGFLNDLASGDLNQDGKADLAISANANLAVVLLGKANGDFEAAKFFEVDLFPNHVAVGDLNGDGLPDIATTSSTVDSVSVLFGLGQGNFSGQVRLALADNPLKPIIRDLNNDGKGDLVIGHLMSVVTRILGTSGQTLTSPSLISAITGGAPIVVDIDEDQKLDLLTGISGRYSFLKGNGDGSFKAGVVLFQAGKDWSHPGLLTTAGHPPRWAALNHVSNSVEVVELNGLASLRIVQTITLTNNLAGLELKDINGDGIADAIAYTSSFAFGTRVSGTNRVHFMMGQSDGTFAAPTFLALPEAPRSLVVADLNGDGRKDLLFIGGDNFRFLPFLQGVGGTWQPQTASALIGFPSTMLATDLNGDGKEEIVAQGYAEEINILSWNGTSIVAAQTLPNSSSTMKTLLADYDHDGDLDLLTVEYSETESKVKVYPTANGLLGAGTTLLQITDPSRTTVVDMQWADINQDGLLDLLLEDGSMTLQVYLAQQSGGFDEAGFHFMNTSASNQAESKRIFALDLTGDSRTDVLTIGGGEIHVLPHQ